From the Lolium rigidum isolate FL_2022 chromosome 2, APGP_CSIRO_Lrig_0.1, whole genome shotgun sequence genome, one window contains:
- the LOC124688388 gene encoding probable protein kinase At2g41970, protein MSCCGSAEEDTYGPPANQAAPPPNVNNPGNRGGPRGPGAPRTGGPAKPVSIDVPAIPLDELNKMTNNFSDKALIGEGSYGRVYNGTLSDGRPAVIKKLDPSASQESDSEFSAQLAMVSKLKNEYFVELMGYCMEEGNRMLAYQFATMGSLHNILHGKKGVQGAEPGPVLNWAQRVKIAYGAARGLEYLHEKVQPSIVHRDIRSSNVLIFDEFSSKIADFNLTNQGTDTAARLHSTRVLGTFGYHAPEYAMTGQINQKSDVYSFGVILLELLTGRKPVDHTMPKGQQSLVTWATPRLSEDKVKQCVDPKLNSDYPPKAVAKLAAVAALCVQYEADFRPNMTIVVKAIQPLLNQKPAGPAAEAPKP, encoded by the exons ATGTCTTGCTGCGGCAGCGCCGAGGAGGACACCTACGGCCCGCCGGCCAACCAAGCCGCTCCGCCCCCCAACGTCAACAATCCCG GCAACAGAGGCGGGCCGAGAGGGCCGGGTGCCCCGCGGACTGGAGGGCCTGCCAAGCCCGTCAGCATCGACGTGCCGGCGATACCGCTCGATGAGCTGAACAAGATGACCAACAACTTCAGCGACAAGGCTCTCATCGGAGAGGGATCCTACGGCCGCGTCTACAACGGCACCCTAAGCGACGGCCGCCCGGCCGTGATCAAGAAGCTCGATCCGAGCGCATCGCAGGAGTCTGATTCAGAGTTCTCTGCTCAG CTAGCAATGGTCTCCAAGCTTAAGAACGAGTACTTCGTAGAACTCATGGGCTACTGCATGGAGGAGGGCAACCGCATGCTGGCCTATCAGTTCGCAACGATGGGTTCTTTGCATAACATCTTGCACG GCAAGAAAGGAGTGCAGGGCGCTGAACCTGGGCCAGTGCTGAACTGGGCTCAGCGCGTGAAGATAGCTTACGGAGCGGCGAGGGGGCTAGAGTACCTTCATGAGAAAGTCCAACCATCGATTGTTCATCGAGATATTCGGTCCAGCAACGTGCTGATTTTCGACGAGTTCAGCTCGAAGATTGCGGATTTCAACCTGACAAACCAGGGTACCGACACCGCTGCTCGGTTACACTCGACTCGTGTGCTAGGAACTTTTGGATACCACGCCCCAGA ATATGCAATGACAGGGCAAATCAACCAAAAGAGTGATGTCTACAGCTTTGGCGTTATCCTACTAGAGCTACTGACCGGGAGGAAACCAGTCGATCACACGATGCCGAAAGGGCAACAAAGTCTTGTTACTTGG GCCACTCCAAGGTTGAGCGAAGATAAAGTCAAGCAATGTGTTGATCCAAAGCTCAACAGTGACTACCCTCCCAAAGCCGTTGCCAAG CTAGCAGCAGTGGCGGCGCTATGCGTTCAGTACGAAGCCGACTTCCGACCGAACATGACGATCGTCGTGAAGGCGATACAGCCTCTTCTCAACCAAAAACCGGCTGGGCCAGCTGCCGAGGCGCCCAAACCCTGA